ATTTACCATTTTTAAAAAAGATAAGCTTATCATTCTCTTGTCTATGGTACCCGTTCTTATTGGTTTGGCATTTTACTATTACGTTGGAAGTTTTTTTTACGGAGATCTTCTAAAACTAGGAAATGAATTTGTTAAAGCTAATGTTTCTAGTGAAGGACTGGGCAGTGTTCTTTCTTGGCTCTTGACTGGTTTTTTAACAATAGCACTCTTTTTCTTGGTTAACTGGACCTTTGTACTCTTTGTATCAATTATCGCATCTCCATTTAATGATCTAATTTCTGGTCGAGTTGAGAGGCAAATTTTAAGCCTACCTGCAAATTCTCTTGATAGTGAGAGATTCTTCTCTAAATTTTTTAAAATAATTTTCAATGAAGCTAAGAAGATCGCACTGATATTATTCTTAAGTATTGTTGCATTTATAACCGGCCTATTTCTTCCTCCGTTAGGTTTTGCCATTTCTGCATTACTTCTTTCAGTTTCTTTTTTAGATTACGCTTGGTCTAGAAAAGATTTAAGCTTTGGAGAGTGTGTAACAAATGTTAGAAGTTCATTCTTTACTTATTTAATTACGGGTTGTGCCTTTATGGCCTTGATTTCAATACCGATAGTAAATTTATTTGTACTTCCTTTTGCTGTTGTTTATTACTCAGCTTTATATTATTCAAAAATTCAGCTAGAGAAAGCTTAAAATGCATAAGATACTTGTTCAATCTCCGCGTACTAAAGATGAAATTATTTTATCTTTTCCATTCTTTATCAAATTAAAAGAGAAGTACCCTGAGTCTAGGATTTATGTGATTGTCGATTCTGGGCTTGAGGAAATACTTGAGTTATTACCTTTTAAAGTCGAGATTTACCCACTTCCGCAAAAATTGAATACAGTTGCTGGTATTCATAAATTTGCAGTTAATGTAAAAGATATTTTTAATATCGAACTTTTCTTCGATCTCGCCCTTGATCATAAAGGAGCTCTTACAGGTTTTTCTTTTAGGGCCAGAAAGAGAATAGGTCCGCTAGAGGGAGTAAAGAAGTTTCTCTATACTGACAAAATTGAACCTCGATCAGCGACAACATCTTTAGATGAATACTTTGTTGAATTGTTGAATAAATCTCTTGAAGAGCCTGTTGAAGATTTCTTTTTCTCTGTTCCTGATCTCACTCAAAATGAAAATGTAATAAATCTTTTTAGTGAGGATAAAGTTGATTTCTTTTTACTGAGAAACACTGCTTTAAGTTTTGATTTTTGGAAAGATATTCTTATGCTCATGGACAAGGGGAGAGTTGTCATTTGGGATCAAAATAATATTGAGCAGTGGCATATGTTAAAGTCCAGTGGAAATCTTAAAGTAGAGCTTATCATTCAAGGAGAGGTCTCGGGACTTTCGTTTTTAAGAGATCTTGTTATTAAGTCTGAGTTTGTATTAACAGATGATATTTGCTTTGCTCAATCTACTTACTTCTATGAAAAGAGATCTTTCCTCTTTGCTAATGAAGAAGTTCAATTTTCGAATACGAAGTATTTTTCCAATGTTGAAAATATCATTCTGCTAGAAAATGAAGATCCAATTAGTTTAATGACTTTTGGACAAA
The window above is part of the Halobacteriovorax sp. HLS genome. Proteins encoded here:
- a CDS encoding EI24 domain-containing protein, with translation MKQPIKTFSQTFTIFKKDKLIILLSMVPVLIGLAFYYYVGSFFYGDLLKLGNEFVKANVSSEGLGSVLSWLLTGFLTIALFFLVNWTFVLFVSIIASPFNDLISGRVERQILSLPANSLDSERFFSKFFKIIFNEAKKIALILFLSIVAFITGLFLPPLGFAISALLLSVSFLDYAWSRKDLSFGECVTNVRSSFFTYLITGCAFMALISIPIVNLFVLPFAVVYYSALYYSKIQLEKA
- a CDS encoding glycosyltransferase family 9 protein, which produces MHKILVQSPRTKDEIILSFPFFIKLKEKYPESRIYVIVDSGLEEILELLPFKVEIYPLPQKLNTVAGIHKFAVNVKDIFNIELFFDLALDHKGALTGFSFRARKRIGPLEGVKKFLYTDKIEPRSATTSLDEYFVELLNKSLEEPVEDFFFSVPDLTQNENVINLFSEDKVDFFLLRNTALSFDFWKDILMLMDKGRVVIWDQNNIEQWHMLKSSGNLKVELIIQGEVSGLSFLRDLVIKSEFVLTDDICFAQSTYFYEKRSFLFANEEVQFSNTKYFSNVENIILLENEDPISLMTFGQKKELTVPSQVVDYIYETMNI